Proteins co-encoded in one Salarias fasciatus chromosome 4, fSalaFa1.1, whole genome shotgun sequence genomic window:
- the timm29 gene encoding mitochondrial import inner membrane translocase subunit Tim29, whose translation MASARFPRRTLCSAAERAAAPGWRSRWDRLKNTKAGVWCRSLLSDYRDACRDVVQDAWARPLRASLMASLVGGGWLCVQLKPDYPSFEARLLEHSTRLGLLSPWTRSAASDGHVQSVAKLRNEGRLRYAGLGLLSVVYRADYDGAAALYEARCSSLAAPWRELPARLLDVGFAGRWWVLDSKMKDYDVNEDEFTHLPPHMRLTAVPGVQQVDENERLHRESWTPPSVDTTDSDSEEGQREDRQ comes from the exons aTGGCTTCGGCGCGGTTCCCCAGGAGGACGCTGTGCTCTGCGGCGGAGCGAGCGGCCGCTCCGGGCTGGAGGAGCCGCTGGGACCGGCTGAAGAACACCAAAGCCG GAGTGTGGTGTCGCAGCCTGCTGTCGGACTACCGGGACGCCTGCCGGGACGTGGTGCAGGACGCCTGGGCCCGCCCCCTCCGGGCGTCCCTGATGGCGTccctggtgggggggggctggctCTGTGTCCAGCTCAAGCCGGACTACCCGTCCTTCGAGGCCCGCCTGCTGGAGCACTCCACCCGGCTGGGCCTGCTGTCCCCGTGGACGCGCAGCGCCGCGTCCGACGGCCACGTCCAGAGCGTGGCCAAGCTGCGGAACGAGGGCCGGCTGCGGTACGCCGGCCTGGGGCTGCTGTCCGTGGTCTACCGGGCCGACTAcgacggcgccgccgccctgTACGAGGCGCGCTGCTCCAGCCTGGCGGCGCCGTGGCGGGAGCTGCCCGCCCGGCTGCTGGACGTGGGCTTCGCCGGACGCTGGTGGGTCCTGGACTCCAAGATGAAGGACTACGACGTCAACGAGGACGAGTTCACACATCTGCCGCCTCACATGCGGCTGACGGCGGTGCCCGGCGTCCAGCAGGTGGACGAGAACGAGAGGCTGCACCGGGAGTCCTGGACGCCGCCGTCTGTGGACACCACTGACTCTGACAGtgaggagggacagagggaggacagacagtGA
- the LOC115387456 gene encoding WD repeat domain phosphoinositide-interacting protein 2-like produces MSEIQKIPRLLVAAADGYLHLYNLDPQEGGECTLMKQHREHTRSEHGVLDGSAEPPNEILERGSHDRPLVAQTYSAAVTKGYCEEQGGGGGAGLEDDLNDLRLEENEQPPLILETD; encoded by the exons ATGAGTGA GATTCAGAAGATTCCCAGGCTGCTGGTGGCAGCAGCCGATGGTTACCTGCATCTGTACAATCTGGACCCGCAAGAGGGAGGCGAATGCACGCTGATGAAGCAGCACAGGGAACACACTCGCAGTGAACACGGAGT GTTAGACGGCAGTGCTGAGCCCCCCAATGAGATCCTTGAGCGGGGGTCACATGATCGCCCACTTGTGGCCCAAACCTACAGTGCAGCTGTCACTAAAG GTTACTGTGAAGAAcaaggtggcggcggcggcgcggggcTCGAAGACGACCTCAACGACCTACGCTTGGAGGAGAACGAGCAGCCGCCGCTCATCCTCgaaactgactga